The DNA sequence CATTATTAGACCGCTCAGAAATGGAAGGAATAGCTGCTGCGAAGGTAAACCATAATGCTGCTGAGTGATCTCTTGGAGATAGAGGTGAGACTTGGAGTCGAGAACTTGTCTCTCTATCGGCAGCATCTTGATCTCGATGTGCCTATCTTGGGAACTGCTCTTTTTTAGAAACTGGAAACTGAGTTAATGGAGTCAAGCAAGAAAGAAGCTTGTTAGGAATGGCCATTGATTCCCTTGCTTTGGCCAGGTCCTATATTCGTTCCCCATCCCAAGGGCCTGAGGCAGGTTCGGAATAATAGCAACATGAATACTCGAGCGAACGAGAACTCAAACGCTCTTTTCATCGGTTCACGGTGCGCTAAGCAATGGCTCAAATATAAAATCAAATCTATTCTCAACTCCTCGCGGAAAAACCTGTTTGTTATAGTATAGTAGGCAATCAAGTTGTTTGAAAGTGAATTCATGTCCCGAGTAATAACTGAGATGGGAGTCTTGGGCTGGGAAATCGAATCCAAGATATGATGGCTAACTGACTCTAACATTGGTATCTTTCGTCCACTGCTTTGAGGCTACTTTTAGGCTGCAGAGTCAAGTTAGGCGCACAAAAGGCATGGTTGGGGACCAATACGTACACATCCTCTCCAGAGGCGGGTATTGAAGTTGCCCGAACAGAACACTAAGGTCAACGGTTCCCGATTTGAGAAAGAAGCAAGTTCTTTTTGACCGAGAAGCAGAAGCCAATACAGCGGTGGAAAAGGATGGAATGTTGGACTATGGCCTTGCTTTATGGCAGTTACAAAACACATGAAGTTGAGAAGGGGTCCCGTATCAACCAACAAGCTATCCGTTGACCTATCTTGCCTAGCAAGAAAACGGCTTGCGCCTCACTCAAGCAAGTGCGAACGGGGCATTTTTAAAGTGAAATAACAGATTTTATATTGAATTAGGGCGTTTTATATGCCATCGATCTTCAGGTAACTCATTCACTGGATGAGAGAAAGTTCACGCTCCCTAGTAGAAATTGATTACAAAACTGCCGCAGGCAAGATAAATATAAGTACAGGAGAGGAAATAGGAATGAATTAAAGAAAGTAGGACTATCTCCAGATAAAGTTGTTAGAGCGAGGTATTGCAAGGATGGATTCGAGAATGGTGTTCAGAACGACGCTTGTCCGCCTGCTTGTGAGTCAGTTCTGCCACTCTTTCCTGCTGAAGCAAGAATCCGAGGCATGACTAGACCACTCTTCGATGAGATAGTCAAGACCCTGGTAAGCGTTAAGAAAGAGAGGCCATAGGCACAGTCTCCCCTTGGAATAAAGGGTCTTGGCATGTAGTCTGGTCCAACCACAACAATAGGGATTGGAATGAAAAGTGTTTGTGCCCACCTCACCAACCATCTTGTCCCGATACATACCTTCCCCTAGCAAGAGATCATGGTCAGTTCTTTGTACAGCCCATGGTATGATATTTGTCGAGAAGAAAAGAATGGCAGCCGTGTTATCACAGTAGATCACGGTTGTCTCATATGCATGCTTAGTCACATCAAGACAGAGAAGATAATTTCTCAGCCATATTGCTTCTTGAACTGCAGCCGTGCATGCTATATATTCAGATTTAATGGTAGACAAAGAGAAACAATCTTCTTTCTTACTGCACCAAGATATTGAGCCTCCTTCAAGGATAAACATATACCCTTTCCTTTTTTCGTCCATTTCTCAGCAATAGCTACCTGAATGGAAGCAAGCAACCCTCGGGAAGAAGAAGAAAAGTGGTCGTACGAGTCGAAACTAAGAACAATCGAAGCCAATTTCCCTCAGCTGGAAACTCTCTAGATAGCTTCTTAGCGCTTAGCTACTTTCTCCTTCTGCGCCGCTAGCGCTACTACTCCTAGTGATAGGAATAACATACTATTTTTCGCGATGAGGCCCATCTTGGACCGGTAACGTATTCTAATGATCTGGATCTCTGGCTTATCTCTTACTTGACGGATTCTATTTCAGCTAGTGGGATTTCATTTAAGTGACGATAATCAGGAAAGAACAGGGTGGATTGGCTCTGATCGATACCATCTAAAAGTGCTTGCTTCATTCATTCGTGACATTACTGGTTATTCTTATTTAGTTTCGCCTCTAGTGACTCTTGGAATCATGCGCATGGCTCCATGCATATTCATGGGGGGCCTAACGAGTGCTACGAGTGAATGCGTAGCTTTGTCTTCTCTTATTCAATTTCGAGTTAGAGGTTAGAGGGAAAGATAACTCCCCCAAAGCAGCCATTCTCTTAAGAAGAGCTATTATCCCTTGTTATTTCTAAAATGTGTATCACCATACTGAATCTAGCGCAAAGCTAGGAATGATTATCGGAAGTTGGCTACTTACTTAGGTAAATCAGTTCCTTCTCTAAGACCTAACTGCGCTGTCGAGGGTGATCTTGAAAGAGCACATGAAGGATAGGGAGGGACCAGAATTCCCCTTTTTGAAAGAGCTGCTTGTACTCAAGCTTGAAGGTGGAGATCTTATAAAGGTTGCCAGTAAGCAAGAAGCAAGCAGGTATCTATTAACAGCAATAGTCAGAGTCATATAAAAGGTAGCCAAAAAGAAGCATCGAATCCATCAGGTTGTATGAAATGAAAGGAGACCCACAGTCCCACTTCTCCTTCCCCCCGCCCCAGAAATGGGGCGGGCCTCGTTCTTCTTGACGATACCACCGTTCAAAAAGACTACACCTTCTCCCTAAAAACGGAAATCTGGTTTGGCAGTCACAAGGAAGATTGTGTACCCCAACTCAAAAAAACAGGCACGGGACTAGCCCGCTGTCCCGAGGACAAGAAAAAGGCTGTGTTTAGCCTTTTCGTGCGCGATCCCAATCGTGGACCGTAACTGTTAAGTCGATATGGGCTTTATCTTAGGTTCCCCCGTATAGGTATAAAACCCTTTTCCAGTTAATGTTATCGAGGACCTGGGCGATTTTGACCCGCTTCTCGGCGCTCGCCGTTTCAAGGTGAAGATCTTCGTTAATCCTTTTTAGGATTTTTTATTTTCGTATACGCTGGCATGAGCGAATAACATTTTGGATTCGTTCTCGCAAGAACGAAATGGATGGTGCTTCAGGTTCAGGGTTCGGCGGGGTGTGGCTTGTGGATGGTTCGGACGCGGCATTTTCCTCCGATAAGTTGAGTTTTGCCAACTCTCAGAGGCGGATCCCGAAGCCGACCCAGAAGAATTCATCCAATTTATGAGAGCGGATTCGCTACCGAAGAAGACCCCCAAGAGAGAAAGAATCACCAAGGCGAGACTCCCAGGGCAGCCCATCTTTCTCAAAAAGGAAGAGAGGGTGAGCCCCCCCAGAGAGAACCCCATTCTTTCAAGAAAGTTAGAATAGAATTCATTCTGTCGAAAAAGAAAGCAGGAAAATAGGAGTAAGCGAGTAGGGTCAACAAGATTATAAACGAATACCATAAGGGGCGAAGGATATTTTTTATATTATTCTAATTATTATTTATTGATTGATTATATAATTTTTTTGAGATCCATATTCATTTTCATTTGCAAATACAAACTCTCTTGCATTTGATTTTTACTTTAGCGCTAAGGATAAGGGAACGGAGAAAAAAAGAGCTGGCTTGGCTGGTACATCAAGCATATGACATATTGCTTGTTCGGTGTGGTACACATATCTGTCAATGTCAATCAAGTAAGAAAATTCATTCCCACTGTCTGAGGAAAAGGTGAAGAATTGCAATTTATTGAGCTTGTAAGGCCCGTCCCCGGGAAAGGGTATAAATAGGGCTATAAGTAGGCCGTTTGCTATTGCAATAAGGGCTGCTCGCCTTTCCTTTTGACGGCTTGGCTTCCTATCGCTCCTATGTAGTGGTCGGCCTTAAAAGGAGTCTTCCTACCATACCATCATGCATGCCTATGTTATAGTGCGTTAAGCTTCGCCAGAAGCAAGCAAGATGATGAAGCGAAGCTTCGTAGACAAGGCTCGTTCCGTGCTTGACTTACGAGCTCGTGTAGTAAGGCCTCGCCCTACTTCAATAAGGGCTTATGCACTCCACTCGTAAACGAGCGTTAGAGCTTTTTGAGCGAGCGAGCGAAGCCTTCCTGGAGCTTCCCCCTTCCCTCACCCGAGAATTGCATTTCCGCTTCAGCTTCCCCGGTTTAGTTGGTTTGGAGGATTAATTGATTGGATACCCAATCCGCATAATCTTTCAAAGTCACTGCTTCTACGACGATAGGCGTAAAGGCATGATTAGTTCCACAAATCTCACTGCACTGACCATAGTAAACTCCTTCTCGTTGTACCGAGATGGAGGTAAGATTTGAACGACCAGGTACAGCATCACATTTGACACCTGAGGAAGGTACAGCCCAACTATGAGGTACATCAGCGGGTGTTACAATCATACGTAGATGAGTTTTGACTGGTACAACCACTCTATTGTCAACTTCTAATAAACGTGATTGACCCAATTCTGGATCATCTTCTGGAATCGTATAACTGTCAAAAGTGAGTGACTGTTCATCGGAACTGTTATAGTCCGAATACTCATAAGGTTGGGTCGACGCCCGCCTCCCCCCAAACTTGACTTGCAAGTTTCCCCGCAAAAAGCTCTCCACGCCTACTCTTATTTTTAAAGAGCGCTATTCTTCTTTAGTTAGGTAGTTCTCCCCCCTCTATGAGACCGTAAGACCCCGGTGGAATCGAAGGCCCGCTTACTAATAGGCAAGAGGGGACCCTTTCTCGCCCAGCCCTACCTACATCAGTGAAGCTGGAACCGAGGAAGACAATGTTCAACACACATGAGACAAAATGAAGGT is a window from the Sorghum bicolor mitochondrion, complete genome genome containing:
- the cox2 gene encoding cytochrome c oxidase subunit 2, with translation MILRSLECRFLTIALCDAAEPWQLGSQDAATPMMQGIIDLHHDIFFFLILILVFVSRMLVRALWHFNEQTNPIPQRIVHGTTIEIIRTIFPSVIPLFIAIPSFALLYSMDGVLVDPAITIKAIGHQWYRTYEYSDYNSSDEQSLTFDSYTIPEDDPELGQSRLLEVDNRVVVPVKTHLRMIVTPADVPHSWAVPSSGVKCDAVPGRSNLTSISVQREGVYYGQCSEICGTNHAFTPIVVEAVTLKDYADWVSNQLILQTN